One region of Syntrophobacter fumaroxidans MPOB genomic DNA includes:
- a CDS encoding aldehyde dehydrogenase family protein has product MEGLGTDCASCWIEGRNEPADGRYPLVNPADGSCIGYAATADERLVTLALKSADRSLGVWKSTPAPRRAELMHALAELVRGHVDEFTSLVSTEVGKPVRSAKEEVLSAAGLIDYFAEESLRLTGQIPLLGYHREQVMIVREPVGVVVAITPYNYPLSTLACKIAPALSVGCTVVMKPDEHTPLSTLRLAQLACRAGIPEGVLNAVTGPGRPTGRLLVDNPVPRLITFTGSTEVGKEILMASGRWVRKTILELGGNCPAIICSDAPWEELLPQLLMQSMKNSGQYCYRVSRYYVAEEIYADFLAEFVAKAAALRVGHPASPEVDLGPLNNAGVLSRVRAQVDVAVKEGARVVLGGNDVKIGAAGFFYPPTVLTGVDASMSVVGEEIFGPVVMIRPFKRIEEVIEAANATPFGLAAYLFTGDIAEALKWANQLEVGSVWVNRIHQAYSQAPFGGMKESGLGREKSRFGVEEYTELKTIYLSY; this is encoded by the coding sequence TGGATAGAGGGTCGAAATGAGCCTGCGGATGGTCGCTATCCCCTTGTGAATCCGGCGGACGGGAGTTGTATCGGTTACGCGGCGACGGCTGACGAGCGCCTCGTGACGCTCGCGCTCAAGAGTGCCGACCGAAGCCTGGGGGTCTGGAAGTCCACGCCTGCGCCGCGCCGTGCGGAGCTCATGCATGCCTTGGCGGAACTCGTCCGCGGGCATGTCGACGAGTTCACCTCGCTGGTGAGCACGGAGGTGGGGAAACCCGTCCGGTCCGCGAAGGAAGAAGTCCTGAGCGCGGCCGGCCTGATCGATTATTTCGCGGAGGAAAGCCTGCGCCTGACCGGGCAGATTCCCTTGCTCGGATATCATCGCGAGCAGGTGATGATCGTGCGGGAACCCGTAGGGGTGGTGGTGGCCATCACGCCTTACAATTACCCGTTGAGCACGCTCGCCTGCAAGATTGCTCCCGCCCTGTCCGTGGGTTGCACGGTGGTGATGAAACCCGACGAACACACCCCCCTGAGCACGCTTCGGCTTGCTCAGCTGGCCTGCCGGGCCGGCATTCCGGAGGGGGTGCTGAATGCGGTCACGGGCCCCGGCCGGCCGACGGGTCGCCTGCTGGTGGACAATCCCGTCCCGCGCCTCATCACCTTTACCGGCAGCACCGAAGTGGGCAAGGAGATCCTGATGGCCAGCGGCCGTTGGGTGAGAAAGACGATCCTGGAGCTCGGGGGAAACTGCCCGGCGATCATTTGCTCGGATGCGCCCTGGGAGGAACTGCTCCCCCAGTTGCTCATGCAGAGCATGAAAAATTCCGGCCAGTATTGTTATCGCGTGAGCCGCTATTATGTTGCTGAGGAGATATACGCGGACTTTCTGGCCGAGTTCGTTGCCAAAGCGGCCGCTCTGCGCGTGGGACATCCCGCAAGTCCCGAGGTTGACCTGGGACCGCTCAACAATGCGGGCGTTCTTTCCAGGGTCCGCGCACAGGTGGATGTCGCCGTCAAGGAAGGCGCCCGAGTCGTTCTCGGCGGAAACGATGTGAAGATCGGCGCAGCGGGTTTTTTCTATCCCCCGACGGTTCTCACCGGAGTCGATGCGTCGATGAGCGTCGTCGGCGAGGAAATCTTCGGCCCGGTGGTGATGATCAGGCCTTTCAAAAGGATCGAGGAAGTGATCGAGGCGGCCAATGCGACTCCTTTCGGTCTCGCCGCCTATCTTTTCACGGGAGATATCGCCGAAGCGCTCAAGTGGGCCAACCAGCTCGAGGTCGGGAGCGTTTGGGTCAACAGGATCCACCAGGCATATTCCCAGGCCCCGTTCGGAGGCATGAAGGAGAGCGGGCTGGGAAGAGAGAAGTCCCGGTTCGGCGTCGAAGAATACACGGAGCTCAAGACCATCTATCTGTCCTACTGA
- the mobB gene encoding molybdopterin-guanine dinucleotide biosynthesis protein B: MQPIVCVVGASNSGKTTYLEKLIPEMVRRGYRVGTVKHDVHGFEMDREGKDSWRHRQAGASVIAVSSPSRIGMIREMSGEMELEELAGRYFWDTDIILTEGYKKLHYPKVEVFRAAVESKPICGKEDNLLATVSDDPVPTDMPVFKFAEVARLADLIEDRFLKPRKRPRVLVLLDGRQLPMKDFVKDFLAEGIRGMLSTLRGWKGQKSIDVQIRLGDE, encoded by the coding sequence ATGCAGCCGATCGTGTGTGTCGTTGGAGCTTCCAATTCCGGCAAGACAACCTACCTGGAAAAGCTGATCCCCGAAATGGTGCGGAGAGGGTATCGGGTGGGAACCGTAAAGCATGACGTTCACGGATTCGAAATGGACCGGGAGGGCAAGGATTCCTGGCGGCACCGGCAAGCCGGGGCTTCGGTCATCGCCGTCTCGTCGCCCTCCCGGATCGGCATGATCCGTGAAATGAGCGGTGAAATGGAACTGGAAGAGCTGGCGGGCCGATATTTCTGGGATACGGACATCATTCTGACCGAGGGTTACAAGAAACTGCACTATCCCAAGGTCGAGGTTTTTCGCGCCGCCGTCGAATCCAAGCCGATCTGCGGCAAGGAGGACAACCTCCTCGCAACGGTCAGCGACGATCCGGTGCCGACGGACATGCCCGTCTTCAAGTTTGCCGAAGTCGCCCGACTTGCCGACCTGATCGAAGACAGGTTCCTCAAACCCCGCAAACGGCCTCGGGTATTGGTGCTCCTCGACGGCCGCCAGCTTCCCATGAAGGATTTCGTCAAGGATTTCCTTGCGGAAGGCATTCGCGGAATGCTGTCCACGCTCAGAGGATGGAAAGGTCAGAAAAGTATCGATGTGCAAATTCGACTGGGGGATGAGTGA